The Hordeum vulgare subsp. vulgare chromosome 4H, MorexV3_pseudomolecules_assembly, whole genome shotgun sequence genomic interval GGGATATCATTTGTAGACCAAAGGAGCAAGGGGCCTAGGGATGGAGAATTTAGAGGTTAAAAATAGATGTTTTCTCAACAAGTGGCTGCTCAGACTTTTTGTGGAAAATGAAGGCATGTGCGTACAAATTCTTAGGAACAAGTACCTACAAAATAAGACCTTAGCCTAGGTTATAGTCAGACCAAATGATTCACTGTTTTGCAAAGGCTTGATGAGGACGAAAGCAATCTTTTTCCAAAGAACCAAGTTTATCATTGGAAACGGAGAGTCGacgagattctgggaggatacgtAGTTAGGGGAGACGCCTCTCGCCATCGAGTATCCTCACCTATATAATATTGTTCAACGTAAAGAAGCTTATGTTGCTACAGTATTACGGTTTGTGCCTCTAAATATACAATTTCGAAGGTCTTTAGTTGGTGATCGGTGGAATGAGTGGCTGCATCTTGTCAGACGGTTGATGAACATCAATCTCTCTGATTTGCAAGATAGTGTTCATTGGAAGTTGAACAGGAATGGCATTTTCTCGGTAAAATCTATGTATTTAGATCTCATAGATATAGTGCCAATACGAAAGTCAATTCATATTTGGAAGGTCAAGGTCTCGTTAAGAATACAGGTTTtcgtgtggtttgttcacaaagaaGTTATTCTAATGAATGACAATTTGGCAAAATGTAATTGGGCAGGTAGTCAAAGATGCAGCTTTTGTGATCACAACGAAACTATCAAGCACCTCTTTCTTGAATGTCCGATGGTTAGGATCCTATGGCGCTCACTTCATATAGCCTTTAATATCAACCCTCCTAATAGTATACACACGTTATTCGGGACGTGGTTAAATGGGATAGAGATAAACACTGCAAAGCACATACGGTTGGGAGTATGTGCATTACTTTGGGCTATACGGAAGCACATGAATGATTTTATGCTTAACAGACAAAGTTCTATtaactttttgcaggttatctacaGAGCCACTGCCATGATCCGTATGTGGTCGTTACTCACTCATGCGGAAGCCAGGGAGCCTTTGATTACTCGGTGTGCCtgttgggagatggtagctcgagatatctacaaccggtttggatgacagTCGAGTAATATGATAGGTGGTTAGTCATCTAGGCCTATTTCAGCCGGTTGTGGCTTTTTTGATGTTTATTCCTTTCAACACTTTGGGTCACTTTTTGTTGTATTGCGGACATGTTTGTGGATTTGTTAAATAAATGACTGCATACATCTATTGATGTAGAGGTCgactttttctaaaaaaaagtctTTATTTCCATATACTGTATCTTGTATATAATAAAGACTGCGTTATAGGGTGAAGTCCCATGTCCCTGCCTAACTCCTGTCTGAGGaaggagaaagagagagagttgATAAACCATCAAACACATGCAATTGAAGAGCTGATCTTATCAATCAAGCAGTTAAGCAAGCATGTATCCCATTAATTGCGGGCATGAGATTGGCAGGGGAGACTAGTCACATGATCCCATCTTTAAAAACcaccaaaacaaacaaacaaagccTTGATAAAAGCTGCCCATCCAATGAGTATATGAGACACATTCCCCCTTCAAAGAAAGGGAGCCACACCCACGCACCGATGCAGCAAGCACAAAAGCAAGCAAAGAGATATAGACAAAGCCCTTTTTTTCACCCTCTCTCCCCACCCCTCCCCTAGCTATATATGATCCCCTCATGCCCCAAGCCTTTCTACAACACAAGCACAATGCACCTTCACCTTTCCACCCCATAAAGCCTCCGTTGGCACCCCTATCCCACTAAGGAGCAAAAAGAGAAGAGGGAAAGGAAGCAAGCCAAAGGCCGAGGCCGAGGCCAAGGCAACGTAGCCGGTTGTGTGCAAGGCTACTCACGTACGTAGCTAGTAAGGGCTAGCCcttaaaacaacaacaagaagaagaaagcccCCAACACTTATGGCACTAGTCAAGAGCCACCACCAAATGttggcctcctcctccacctcctcgtcctccccctcctcccagcAGTTGCAGCAGCTGCAGCAgacgcagccgccgccgccgccgcccctggcgccgccTCCGCCGGCCACCGACCAGCCTTCCCCCGCCAAGCGCAAGAGGCGCCCTCCCGGCACGCCAGGTACGTAACGTGGATCATAACGTATATATGTGGACCGATCGATCATGTATGGATCGGTCAGCACCTTGTTAGTGCGCCATGGATTCATTGGCTGACACTTACGTACGCACACACATGTGCATTTGGTACATTATTATCCAGACCCTGATGCGGAGGTGGTGGCGCTGACGCCGAGGACGCTGCTGGAGTCGGACCGGTACGTGTGCGAGATCTGCGGGCAGGGGTTCCAGCGGGAGCAGAACCTCCAGATGCACCGGCGGCGGCACAAGGTCCCCTGGCGGCTGGTGAAGCGGGCTCCGGCGCCGTCGGCAGGGGAGGACGGCGGCACGGGCACGGCGGGAGCGGCCGGCGCGACGACGGTGCCGAGGAAGCGCGTGTTCGTGTGCCCCGAGCCGAGCTGCCTCCACCACGACCCGGCCCACGCGCTGGGCGACCTGGTGGGGATCAAGAAGCACTTCCGGCGCAAGCACGGCGGGCGGCGGCAGTGGGTGTGCGCCCGCTGCGCCAAGGGCTACGCCGTCCAGTCCGACTACAAGGCGCACCTCAAGACCTGCGGCACCCGCGGCCACTCCTGCGACTGCGGCCGCGTCTTCTCCCGGTACGTaccatcgacgacgacgacgttacTCCTCTATATACGTCGTCTATGCCTCATGCATCTGACGCGCGCGAGCTAACTACTCGTAAGTTGCAGCATCATGCACCGCGGGTCGGGACGTACGTACGTCGATCATACGTACTTGTCGCACGAGAACGAACTAGAGTTATTATATACCGGAACACCAAAGGTCTTGATTATATAGTATGTTTTTTGTGGGAGAAGTAGAGCCATGGAGatcgatccatccatccatcgatAGGTGGGTGTGTGGATGGATATAAGACAAAAGCTTTGGTGTTAGTTCAGAATTTTAATTTTAATTAACGAGCTGCCACTGCGTCATCAAATCAAAAGAAAGGATCAAAGCGATCATACAAGAGCGTAGCCAGCCGACATGAATTAACTAGAGTTTGATCGATCCATAGTTTAGCTAGCTGACCACAATTTTTAGTAGCTACTAAGTAGAGTTTTTCTGTACGGACGCGGACAGGGACCTGAAACTGATGGCATATATCCAGGTCGAGTGGGTTCCATAGTATCCATATGTCCAtgcaagaagaaaaaaaagagatttttttttttaaaaaaaaacaaagcTAGGGTGCTGGCGTATGATCATTTCGGTGGCGGATCGCGGTAGGACCGAAAATTCCAACGGGAAAGCGACCGCACATCGACCAAAAACTGTCTCCTCAGTCCTCAAAGAGAACAGTGTTGTGTTAGGCTAGCTTATAGCTCCCGTAAACTCAACTCAAAGAAGCACCTACCGTTCTAATTATGTTACCACTCGCTTAACACTCAAAGAAGCAACTCAAAGGATATTAGGTAGTAGTACTCCATTAGCAGgcacaagttttttttttttttttgcttgtttttttttttttgcgagggaTGCACAAGGTTATTAACGGATGTAATTCATGGGCTACTGGCTGCATGCATGGTTAACCCCGCGGAGAAAAGAAAAGGTCAACCAGTCGCATGCATGTAGTCGTAATCGCACTGGCTAGCTACGTACTGTGCACAGTAGTCGTACAAACCCATGCCACAAATTTTTTAAAGACACCAAAAGGACAAGTGTTAACATAGTGGTCCTTTTTCGGTTACTAGAGAAAAATGACAGTTTGGCCCGTCAAGTGGAAATACTTGAAATATTTTCACAATATCATTTTGTAAAAAAATACAGTATTAACATGCATGTACCTGCATGAATAGTAGTATGAGTCAAAGATGTTGACTGTGGATAGCGTGTGAAAGCCCTAGATGTCACGTATCGCTGAGCAGAGGAACAACTGTGCATACCGGGTAGTGATCTGGCCACAGCAAGCAGCACTAGGCAGGCTAGCTAGTAGTTAGCCAGGTAGAGACAAGCTGCTCCGTTCCTCGGACCCCGCCTGATCCACCAAAGTACAAGGGAGCGCGCGCGCGCGCACCACTCTCGATCGCTCGCCACACGGTCGGACACGGGCGCCAGGACAGGAGgccatgtgcatgctcttttttttcttctctagcCGCATAAAAACACAACAGCACTGCACTGGGGTACTCCCCCCACTTTAATAATTGACACTTGCAGGTTGCAGCCACACTCTCTTGTCACCGACCGGGCACACAGTGATAGTCACCCATGCACACGTTAATCTCCCATTCCCtctgccgaagatccaccaggtttGAATGAAGTACATACAAATACTTTTACTTTTTTTCTAGTAACTTTTTTAGGGTTTAGATGAGCAAGCTGTTGCGTGCAGCTCGATGGGTGTGGGTCGTGCTCGGGCTAGTTTGTGGCGTACGTGGTCCCTTTGCTGGTGTGCCGTGGCTGGCTCCATGGGGCTCGGATCAACAGTATTTCCCTCTGTACACATGTACAGTAGAGTGCAGTGCAGTGCAGTGCAGTGCAGTGAGCACACACATCGACCTCGATGGGTCGATCACACCGTCATTTGGTCCCGTCCAGAACTGAAGTGATCGATGCATCCCGGCCGGAGGGGTCGTCGGTACACGCTTCCACCAACCAGACCGCCACCAGTATCTTGTTGGACCGATTGGATGGCACCAGGCCCCGTCGACGATCTATCCATCTCCTTGTCTGTCGGGTCGATCGGTACATGCCTCGCCCCCCGTGTGGTCGCTTTCCTTCCACGCAAACGCCGAAATGCCGTATGGGCGCCATCGTCCGACCGATCGCGCGGgaggccggccggccggccaatCATGCATGCATATACGCACCTAACGTCGCGAATTATGGGACGTACTCACGTACGTACGTACTCTCCCGCGACATATATACGTGCGACGGCGACGGGGCAGGCTGGTCGGAGCGTAGGCGTTCGTGCAGATTATGTATGGGTGTGTCGTGTTGGTTAGTGCCGAATGCATGCTAGCTAATGATCTCTGCTCGTGTTGCAGGGTGGAGAGCTTCATCGAGCACCAGGACGCGTGCAACTCCGGCCGGATGCGCGGCGACGCGGGGGCCGTGCCGTCGGTGCTCCCTGTGCTCCGGCCCGCCGTTCCCAGGCATCCGCCTACGGGGGTGCCATCgacgccgccgccggagctccagCTCCTCCCGGTAGCTACCAAGGCGCCGCTGAACGCCGCGCCCACCGTATTCTCCGCCTCCCACGAGCCCCACGCGACGACCAAGCTGGAGCTCTCCATCGGCCCACTCGCGTCCTCGGACGGCGTCTCcggcgccgccgcggccgacgaaGGGCGGGAAGAGCTGATGCGTGCCATGCAGGAGAAGGCCGCCGCGGACGGCGAGCGGGCGCGGGCGCgggaagaggcggcggcggcggagcgcgcGCTGGAGGAGGCGCGGCGCGCGCGGCAGCGGGCCCGGGGCGAGCTGGAGAAAGCGTGCGCGCTGCGTGACCACGCCGCGCGGCTGCTCGCGCAGGTCACATGCCACGCGTGCCGGCAGCGCTCGTTCGGCATGGTGCACATGGGCGTCGCGGCCGGCGGCGGTGACGGCGGCCACGGCGGCTCCGCGGTGGCCTGCGAGGCCCTGAGGAGAGGAGGAGGGTTGGGACTgtaggggcggcgcgcggcgtccATGCATGCATGTACAAACCTTCACGTTCGCGCGTCGACCGAACGTATACGTGCTCGCGTGACTACGTAACTAAGGCCCGTGATGTCGTGGCTACGGGGTGCGCTTAATTATATGCATGCGCTTTTGCAGTTCAGTAAAGTTTACGAATTAATCAACGGACTTCTAAGAAATTTGACAACAATGCTTTTGACAACTTCTACCACGCACTTGCACGGCCACGGCGCCAGATTCTGGCCACATGCACCTTTGTCTCCCGCTGGATGCTGCATGCTGCATCCtgttgctttttttttttttttttgaggaaaCGCATCCTGTTGTCTTTGCTGCCGCATCTCGCCTTTCTTTCCCATCTCTGGCGTTCCGATCGACACCGTGTCCTCCGCTTTCTAACCATAGCACCTGGAAGGAGTACAAACGCCGAGTATCCAGCTGAAGTGAGTACTGTGGACCGCTCGCAGCCAGTCCGTGAACAAAATGCTAGGCAAAGCTAAACGTGAATACTGTCTCCTCGCCTCGGATCGAGTCCGTCGACCGACTGAGTTTGGGTAACCTGACCATGGGCAGCCCGGCCCGGACCACTACATGAAACAGTGAATATGCCTACGGTCAAAGCTATGCTGTCCTCGATGACATAGATTGAGCTAAGCCGACGGTCACACAAAAATCGTTGGCATATCAAGACCGTCGGCAATGCTAGAGCTATGCCAACAGGCACCGTTGGTAAAGATTACCCgtcggcatagctctattctacgTAGATGGTGATCGTAGGCAAAGAATTAACCATCGGGCATAGCTTCAATCGACACCGACGGTGACCGTCGACATACAACCCATTAGCTGACGGAAGGCTGACGTAGTTAAAACTATGCCGACGATCCTAACGACGATCGTCGGTATagattttttttcatgttttaaaAACCGGTTGAACGTGAGTTAGCTAAACTTAAATATATACAAACTATATATTAATTTGGGATAGAATTCTTCATAGAGTAGAAAATATACAATTTTTCTTATGTTTTTGAAAATGTTTAAAATGTGATCTCATGTACTTTTGCAAATAGATCCTTATACTTTGCAAAAATCACAACTAATTCATACTTGCATCGATTTTGACAAACTATATATGTTTTTCGATCAAAACCTGGAAAGGAATTTGTTTGTGTACCATGTTTTGAAACTTGAACAAACTTAAATCATGTTtgcttcaaaaaaattcaaacaacACCCTCTTGTTTTGATTTGTTTGTATATTTTTCATTCCTTGAAGAAATGAGGCAAAAGTTATATCTATTTGCATAAAAAAATCAAGGTTTTAAAAAGCATGTGTTTAATATGAAATATTAATTATTACTTTCATGCTTTGTTGCAATAGAGAAAGCTACCCCCTAGATTTTTGAGTCACACTAGTCACGATTACGCCTGTCTAGGGCCTTCGAGGTTATTAGCAATGCCACCA includes:
- the LOC123446730 gene encoding protein indeterminate-domain 16-like, with the protein product MALVKSHHQMLASSSTSSSSPSSQQLQQLQQTQPPPPPPLAPPPPATDQPSPAKRKRRPPGTPDPDAEVVALTPRTLLESDRYVCEICGQGFQREQNLQMHRRRHKVPWRLVKRAPAPSAGEDGGTGTAGAAGATTVPRKRVFVCPEPSCLHHDPAHALGDLVGIKKHFRRKHGGRRQWVCARCAKGYAVQSDYKAHLKTCGTRGHSCDCGRVFSRVESFIEHQDACNSGRMRGDAGAVPSVLPVLRPAVPRHPPTGVPSTPPPELQLLPVATKAPLNAAPTVFSASHEPHATTKLELSIGPLASSDGVSGAAAADEGREELMRAMQEKAAADGERARAREEAAAAERALEEARRARQRARGELEKACALRDHAARLLAQVTCHACRQRSFGMVHMGVAAGGGDGGHGGSAVACEALRRGGGLGL